tGCCATGCTGCACATGGCCGCGCCATACACGGTCGTGTGCAGGACACTCGCCATACGCGGTAATAGCCAGCGTCACACTGACCAGTAAAGCACTGCAGGGCACCCGCAGCGTCTTAcggacacttaggcctcatgtcgacggggaaaatcaggcccgccgcggattcttcttgtagaatcccgcagcgggtccctcctttcccgcagacatgaggctaaaaagtaattattacttacctgtccggacgctgcggaactgccctccgtcgcggccggatcttctttcttcggcccggcggatgtgctcggcatgccggcagggtgccacgcgcatgcgccgtgcactcctttttttttttgaactcctccTCTCccgtgggtgtgccgcggatctggacggcttccataggcttcaatagaagcctgcgggagaccagcactaaaatgcagcatgctgcgggtgttttcccgcacacgcaatccactcctcaagggaaaatgacatccgcaggtatttaactacctacaggtttctaatgcatccctatggggcgcggatgacgcgtgcgggtgacccgctgcggatctgtcccgtggacatgaggccttagaggtgcTCTCTGCGCACATCACACGCCCGGACTCCATGTACAGGGGTTTTCCACTCAAAATATTATTGATGCCTTATCTTCAAGATAGGTCGGCAGTGTTGATCGGCTGCGGCTCGGTATCCAAGCTCAGCGGGTGCTTGTTGTCAGCGCCGCTGCATGCAAGTGACATCAGTGGGAGCAGCTCCGACAGTTACAAGCGCGGCCACTGCAGCGTTTGGAGCAGCAGCTTTGGCTCCCTCTGTCTATCACTAGTCAGCTGAtgggggtcctgagcggcggacccccacTCATCAGCTATTGCTGATCTATTATGAGGATGGAtcatggaaaaccccctttatcGTATATGCAGGGTAAAGCTCCGTATACACTGAGGGGGGCCGGTTCCACATCCTTCCATCTGTCCCTTACCTCCTGTACATTTGCAAggtataaagaaaaaagaagaaaatccgCGCTCCTTCAGGAAAAAGTTATCCTCTGGTAACCAATGGTTATGGAAAAAACCTCAGTTTTATTCGTACGACGCGTTTCGCCCTATTGCGGAGGTTTTTTCCATAACCATTGGTTACCAGAGGATAACTTTTTCCTGAAGGAGCGcggattttcttttttctttataccTTGCTACTTTGACACGGATCCATGGAGGGATACGGTGATAAATCTGCTGGCTCTCCTTGTCTCTAGCCTGACAGGATTTAAAGGAACTCTGGAggaggattatatatatattcaaagcACACGTGGATATGGGGTGTTAGTGGGTCCCTATACAGGGTCCTGctatacaccgggtaagtgtATACCCAGCGCATTTGGCCAATAGGCACAgtttttttattggattttatcctgtgggtgctatatatatatatatatatatatatatatatatatgttatatctTGCTCCTGTACATTTGGTCAGTTAGCGAGAAGTAGGGAGCACAACGAGGTGAACGCAGGCGACACGGATGTTCAATAGGGAACAGCGCTATAATCTAATGCCCGATTTAAATGGGACGAGAGTCGTATAAAAACTGCCCGAGCGGGTGAGTCACCGCTGAGgtcgttggcgctcgtgcagagaatTTAGACTGGCAGAGATCACCggtggatcgcaggcttctcgctcagcacttttATGTGAAGcgaggagcgtttacacgcaacaagaaGCTCGCGATCCAGTGATTATTTTTATGCTGAGTCAGCAACAACGAAAAGTGACCGAacagtaaacaatttttttcatttacacacaacgattatcaatcAATTTTGTTCGCTTAAACGGATTTTCAGTGATCGTCGCCCCTCAGTAAATGACCATAAGTCGCTGATCAAAGAGGTGCTGCGGAGCCGGGAGGTGTGTATTAATACTCTCCGCAGTCTGAGTGTCTGACTTCTCAGAACGCTGCAGCTGTCTACGGGGGGAGCGTGCGCACAGCGGTCTGCCTGTGGCATAGCAGCTGATAGCAGAGACGGCACGGTGGAGCTCGGCTACGTGCTGTACAGTAGATTGTTTGCTCCAGGCTGTAGATCTGAAGCCGCCCGATGAGCCACTGCTTGTCTGCTGGATGTCAGCGGGGCAGTTCATGCCAGGAGTTAGGCTAATAGTACTGGTGGCTTCTCACAGATTTTTGTCATGTCTGTAAAACCCCAAATCTGTTTGCTTGCGTTGTATACAAATTCACCGTTCTGTCCGATTGGAGTGAAATCTTATATGAGCGTCCTTCGGCaccaggcgacgaatactggcgggattaaaaatcgaaaactcgctgactttcccctgtaatttttgtagccaatagcaaccaatcacagcgcagctttcatttctctttTTACCTCAtactgctgcactgtgattggttgctatttcttatactactggagtaaaatgacagctgtgattggttgctacgtcttatactgctgaggtaaaataaaagcagcactgttattggttgctatgggcaacagcttttTATTTTGGATGACTTCCATAACCgtgcggtgctgggctcattgttgtgacccactttgtatattccaggaccgcTATTCATAAAATTGCCGTGCAATATACGGGTATATCGCCCAGTTTTTTAAATGCCACAGTTTTTCATgtggctctcttttttttttttttttgcactgacggctttcattgaagttaaCGGAAACTATCCAAtccacggcccttctgcaatcacattgtggaaaggtcgcggattccgtgtcattgctaggcgatgatgcaggatTTTCACACCAAAcattctgtactgtgcatgtctgccggctcgccgtgcggaccatccgcagcacagatgaaAATCAGGTACGTGCGGGCACTGCTgttggcagagccggattctgcacgCAGAGTCCAtctgccatgtgcagggggcTGTAATATGTGTATTTGTTCTCCCCTCCAGGCTCTGTCGGTGCTCCACCAGCTCCAGGTACTCGGCCATACTCTGGTTGTAGAATACGCCAAGGAGAATGATGTTCACCTCGCCGACCAACCGGCTTTCTCCGAGAAGAAGAGGAGGTTGGTCACCTTTCTGCAAAATATACATCCAAGCTGGATTAATTAGGCCAGCCTATAATAAAAGCTATTTCACAGAAACAAAGTACCCGAAAACATAATTCTTTATTAGTACGGTATATGCACTAAAGACCTTGGGCTATGGACTAACAAGACGAACAAACAGATAAGAATTTGTGCATCAATGTGAGTTACACTGAGGCTTTTTAGACTTCAAAACAACAAAAATGAAGTGTAAAACCTGCACCTCTTATTAGTTTGTGGGTAATTAGAGCATCTAACGAGAACAGAGATGCAATCCTAGTAACCCACGTATAGTACTCTCCCACCTAGATGGACCCTGATGTGGAGTAAGGTTAGAATAAATTGATGATCTTATATTACGCCTTTATGAGCcactttttaatatatatatttttttaaccatttcctaTATCTCTGAATGCAGTTGGCAGCGTATACTATAGAGACCTATATAACGTACTGGTATCCATGAACACTCTCTGTCTTATGTTTGGCTTGCAAATGTTTGTGTGTGAAAATGAGTGTTTGCCTTTTTCTTAGGATATTCTTGAAGGCaagaatggtgcagcagaacTACCTGAACTCACCAGGCTGGAGGAATAATCTTCAATTCAACAtctaatattaatttttttctttaaaatttgcAGTGGAGAGAAAGCCGCTGAAACTAAAGACTCAAAACTTCCTGACCAAGTGTCCATTGAGAGAGGAATCGCGCCCAATCACGGGTTTGTGGTTATAAGTGTTCATTTTTGTTGTGAGCTGTGCTTGTGGTGATTTGGAAACATCCCTCGTCTCCCGTCCCCATTGTATTTTATTCTCTTAGATGTGATTATTGGATTAAATTGAGACAAAGCAAGAAATGGCATCTTTATCTGACAATCCTGAGACTACAACATACTGAtaaagggaaagttttacagggcATCTCCATTTATTTCTCTTTTTATTCCTTTACTACCATATGtagctatctcatatatatattgaaagccctgactgactcgccactaattctctaaaggcccatttacactgaaagataaccactcaaacgacagtgttagtgacagttttgagcgatcatctttctataactctaagtagctacttaagagttaatgcaagcCGAGTGGTATGCCGCCataatagctccgagaacaaagcagctgttttgtatatgcaaatagtgcattgttctctgagctttcagctgctGAGAACTGCTAGCGGGATACCAgcaaaagaatactatcagcgccgcatgctgaGAAAATTGGCGTGCGGCGGTGATAAGTCATCCGTGATTCCTatcttgctagaaatcaccgatgaacgaatagtgcacgatggcagcgtgctttgacacaacgattatcactcaaaagatggcttttgagagttaatcgttgtctaaatgggccttaactccccggtgttgcacaaacatgaaattttgcaagagcattatttaggtcctaaatagggaaaggggtcacaacttaattattaaatgctaagtgcaaaagtattggcacccctatgtaatataacttcccgGCGTCATACAAGtctgaaatttggtgcaagcattctttaggtcctaagtgagggagtgggagaggtggcacattctgcagtaggACATCGGTAcgtgcagcctgaggagaatctaatgaaGAATtatattcctcggttcctctaaagtaactttgactttttatataattttctgtgcgaacaacacgtaaacacctttatcaaattaactcgggtgaagctgggtatatcagctagtgttatttatttatatataatatctaTGAGTTAGTGTCACCGGGGTTAGATATTTCCTGCTGTATCTCCCTGTCTTTTTCctcggatggtcatgtgatctcagttctgaccagctcaggtttacttgggggttatggattcattttctagtcaatttctcagtctgtgtgatgctgttacacagATCTACTACATAAACTGCCTAGAAGTGGATACATAATCTATGGTCACACAgctgtaatagaggagatcacatttcatcctcctgactgtatactttgtCTGTACCTTATTTAGGTGACTGTAGAAGGTAACCCTTGTGTGCTGCCATattatacctcctcctataaGACGCTATGTTATTTCCTTTAAAGGAATGCTTCTAGGAAAGAATACCCCCACAATAAGTCCTACAATGCAGCATGCCATTAAAGAGCCTTTGTGGAAAGCTAAAGGCACAAAGGTGGTCCATATGGACCCATATCAGCTATGTGCAAAgttgtaattgtatttttttttaaccatagaTGTGATTTAGTCCATGAATGATTTGGTTTTTTTGTATGCTAATTAAgcttttcatatatatttttttaaatgactaaTCTGCAATTTAATGTTTTCCCTGTCAGACTTGTATTTCCAATCAGATCCAGTCTCAAATACTTATACCCTCCTCCTACAAGCACCGTATTGGCCAACATTGCAAACGCCTTGGCAAGTGTTCCCAAATTCTATGTACAGGTacggcattttttttatttcagcatttggagtgtttaaagggattgtccaggcttagaaaaacatggctgctttcttccaaaaacagcgccacccttgtccataaggTTGTATGTAATATTGCAgctcggctccattgaagtgaatgggagctgagctgcaatacttaCAAGAGTGACGCTGTTAAggagaaaacagccatgtttttctaaccctggacaacacctttaaagaaAACTGGTAGGAAATGAATTCATAAATATTTGTATTTGTAGTCAGAAGCTGCCTGTAAAAAACATGTATGAGAATCATTGTGCCAATGTGGATACAGGCTTGAACCTGTAAAAAGGATGGCAGCGTCGGATGTGACGTCTATAGCACTCTCTACAGAATCATTGTGGACATCAACACCACAATAAAAGTCAGCCTTAAAGTCTGTTTTAGGCCATTTGCAGACTCTTTTCCGATTTGTTGAGGAATTTGTGGATTCCAtattgaaaatccacaacaaagtaCAACTTAGTATATGTGAATGAGGTTTACTAAACCCTATCCACCTACAGAGGGGAAAATTATTATGGCTCTCTTCTATTCTTGACTGCTAGAGATAGCTAAGCGCTGTGCTGACTATCTCCAGCAGACCCACTAGAATGAATGAATGGTGCGGCGGTGCACATGCTTGACCGCTACTTTATCCATGTGGGGAACTTCTATGTGCTTGTTCTTGTGTTCATTGGCGATCCCAGGGATTGGATGGATCACAAACCCCTTATTCTGGGGGTAGGGGATAACGTTAtatgttggcacaaccccttttaattgatgacattttattttactttaggtCTTACACTTAATGAATAAAATGAATTTGCCAGCCCCTTTTGGACCGCTTACAGCACAGCCTCCTTTGGTGAGTATAGGACTTCATGAAAAATTGTCAGAGAACTgtatgtaaaaaaacatttttttttttctttctgcatttTCAATATTGATATGAATTAGGGTAAAATCCAAATgttcaagaaaaaaatatttgtggCCCTTTACTCTTTCCAATCCTCatccgacattgagatttccctgcgtTGCTCCCATGTCGGGTGAGCTCCGAAGCATGTTTtcaacactatgcagaagagaggtccaACATCGGATTTCTCCTCTGCATACTGTAATCATATATATAATATTCCCTTACATTTAATTTTTGTGCTTCTGTTAAGTGATTTCCAAGGAATCCACTGTGtgttttcccacccaaaataaataagagctgtgtGCGGGTCGCAGGGAAacttgattggaaagggttaatgttcctTTTACGCATGCATTTTGTGAGTAGAAAGTTTACAAATTTtgttccctactagagatgagcgagcgtactcggttcgggtgcttttgcactcgagcaccgctttttcagagtaactgactactcggacgaaaagattcggggggggccgggggtgagcggggggttgcagaggggagtgggggggggagagagctcccccctgttccccactgctaccccccgctccaccacactggcgtccgagtagtcagttactcggaaaaagcggtgctcgagtgcaaaagcacccgaaccgagtacgctcgctcatctctattccctaccaATGTCTCCAGGATATGTCAAAGCATTATGATGGTTAAATCAGCTTATGTGTTCCTTAAATCCTGGAACAACCAGGAACTGAAGTTCCTCTGCTTTTTTCCTGCATACTGGCTCATCTCTCACACCTCTGTGCAAAGAACTGCAATACGGTTCAAGTCAAGTGAATCGGACTGTGTTGCAGCTCCCATGCATAGTAAATGCATATTGAAGCCACTATGCATGGACGAATTGTAAAGGAGCCTTAACTTTATGGTGTTTATTCTGAGGCTGTGTATGGATCCTGGCCATCAGATCCAAGCCAATTAGGAGGTAATGACCTATTCCTGTGATATGTCATCACGTGTAATGATGGGTAACCCTTATAAGCTGATGATCCAGTCTAAATGGCTGTTGGCTTGTTTGACCAATTGCTATCACTGCTGAGTTCTCTATGAATAGGGATTTGCTGAGTGTGCTTGCTTACTCCCATAAGGTAATCTGTATTAGCATCTGCCAGACCTCTCTGGCACTGCTTGTCTGCTAAAGAAAGCAACCAATTTGGGCATTGTTAAATCTAAAATGGTTGACCCTTACTGCCCCTGCCCACCGACCTTGCAGAACAATCAAACCGTCCCCAAACAACCTACCTTATTTTTGGGCTATGCTGACcgttccatgctccatttttgattTGTGCATTCAACATGTTTTTGCAGTATGCAGGCTATTTGGCGAAGCCTTCACCATATCCTCCAGTTCCACCGGACCTCCCTGAGAACCCTCCACTGCCAGAGTTGGATGATGATTATGATATGGATGTCTccagcagagaagagtcagaaTATGAAAGTGGGaatgaggaggaaaaagagagGTAAATTCAAACACACTGCACACCACATCTTAAAGCAGTGAATTTCAAGAACAGGGGAACAGGTACAGTTCGTTTATCCACTGTAAAAGCATAAATTATAGTCACCATGGTCGAACTATAATATataagaatttattttttttttattctaagaaTTTTACTGAATTTTTCAAAATAAAGGTTAGAAAATCTTCTAAACAAAAACCTTGTATATGACCGTACAACTTTCATGccagtgtatatttattattcaGAGTCTGCGGATATACAAGATTAGATTGtaaatggagatgagcgaacgtactcggataagcactactcgtctgagtaatgtgccttatccgagtaccgctgtactcgtcttgaaagattcaggacgcgctgcggagcggggagctgcaggggagagcggggaggaacggaggggagatctttctctccttctctcccgcccgctctgccccgctccccgctgcgactcacctgtcagcagcggagcgccccgaatctttcaggacgagcggcgagatactcggataaggcacatcactcggacgagtagtgcttatccgagtacgttcgctcatctctaattgtaaaatAGCTTGCCATTGGAGCTAAatcaaagtaaaaaaacaaagaagTTATAAATTCTGGGTTTTCCAAGTAAAGCTTTGGAGGCCGTATAAAGGGTTTTGTTCTGCAGCTCCAACTTCTCTTTACGTCTGTCTCCTTTATGAACTGCTTCCTTGGCTGCAGCCCTAGTTTGTCGGACGTATTTTGAATTCGTTCTGTTGTCTAATATACCATTAAATGTCTTTATTTAGGACTGCTTTTCTTTTAAAAGAGCTGGTAAATCTGCTCCCAAAGAGACCAAGGGTTAAAAAGCAATCTCGTCCACGGAAAAAGATGAAGCTAAAGGACCTAATAGCAGTTCCTGCCGCACAACATGGGTGAGTTATTAATATTTAATAGCAAAATTTATATTGGACTATCTTTAACGAATAGTGATTGTACATGTGAGGTAATGGTACCGTACAGAATATACAATataaagccgggctcacacgaccgtatgcgtaaaacgctgcatggGTCACACGGCGCTTTATAGCTGTGGAGCTGGCGCTTACCTGGCATACTGCTGCGTATGGCGGCACAATTGCGTATATATGTGCCCACAGAGAACAACGGGCTCTATTGCAGGTATATCCActgcaaaatagagcaggctgcgttcttttttttttttgcttgcttatcACACAATTGTgacatgctaatgtgagcggaactgcataAAGCAATgtaattgcctgcgagttaccgagTATCACACTGGCTTTCAGCACTCGCCTAATGCGCGGTaatcatacacccatgtgagcccagcctaaggttGTTTACTTCTTTTTGTTTGTTCAGTAGAAACGCTGCTCTGTTGCCTATAATATTGTATCCCTCTGGATATTATGGGGTCTCTTGTTTTTATCTAAATCTTAATGTGATTATCCAGGGTAAGACCTTCATAGCCAACCCTTACAGTAGACCCTCAATGTATATTCTGTGGTTATCCAACCCCACAAACTTACTAAATGGATTATGTCCAATGTTCCAGCCATCTGCACGTGCCCTTATTGCCTTCTGAAGTCTTTGAGCAGCCAAGTGTAATAGCGCCTAAGAAGATGGAACTTCACATCCCTGCTGACATAGTTACAACTACAGAGGGTAAGCAAATTGGAGGATGTTGGGCATTTAAATAATACACAACTCTGtggtttttatactttttactTTACTGTaaattacctgaaaaagaaaatgCTTATAAGGTCAAAGTTGTCCAATGAATGTAATCAAATGTTAGTTTGTATTgtgggccggctgcacacgaacgtgTTGCATTTCGCaagcgggagcccacagcagaatcggtGACCATGCGTACCAGTCTTCTTTCTTCTTAATCCGTTCTGCGGATGGACCTGGCGGCACACTATATATCTCTGGTATAttagttttactaattaaaacaagATGAGATTTGCGTTTATGCATTTataagatatgctttacagcagaactcgtGGTTCGTAGATTCAGTGgaaagaggggtgggggaggctcattgacctctatgggagagtgttctgggcatgctgtgtgatctgtgcagggaggggaaggaggtgagctgtgaccataacacaggatccacaatTTGCAATATGTAATCTACACTATACATAGGGCTTATCTTTAATTGTAATCCTGCTTGGTCTAATGAGATGTAGATACTGAACAATGAAGGTGAAGcgaccccaccccacccccccatagTGGTTGTTCTTAGTTTGCTAaggactatagatgagcgagtatactcgctaaaggcaattgctcgagcgagcattgccgtatctcccccgctcgagactgcaggtttgggtgccggcagcgggcacggagctgcggggagagtggggcggaacggaggggagatctctctgtccctttcccccccccacctccctcctgctgacagccgctactcgccggcacccgaacccgcagtctcgagcgggggagatactcgctaaaggcaatgctcgctcgagcaattgcctttagcgagtatacttgctcatctctactaagggcTTATGTCTGATTTAATTAGTGGTATACGTGCACATGTGGAGGTGCTGCCATCCGGTGTAACCCtgcagatagcaggtcacgcaaTATATTGTAAATGAAGAAATCTACTACTAGGTGCAACCCTCCTGGGAGCAGTAGCAATGAAGATATAAATGGTATTCTTGATTGAAGTAAGAGGTAAAAACCAGCAAGAAAACTCGTTTGGAGGCACAGCCTCTTCAGTTATGTTGTGGTGAAACACTATATAGCTAATCATCTGAAAAGTAATGGGATACAAAGAAGAAGTATTGGAAGACGCAAGGACTAAAATAAAATAGGGAAACAAATGAAAGATTTATGATGTAGATGAATAAACATAAAATTTAAAGAGGAAACAATAAATGTTACAGAAGTAAAATGACTGGTCAATTCATATGGACAGTGTACGACTAATTCTAACATAGATGCCTCATCGTGTAACTTTAGATGTTTCAAGTAACAGAAGCCAAATATTGAATCAGAAATGTCACAAATCAATATATCATAATGGTGAACGTTTTATGCCAAAATTGTGGCGCATTTAGACACGGCATCTTTTCTATAAAGCTATCCCCTTTTGTTGGATGTGTCTAAAACGTGTCATTAACTTGGTGGAAAGTACCATACACAGTTCTTGGTGCAATTTGCGCCAGAAAACTGCCATtctgaatagtaaatctgccccaatatgtGTTCTTTTGGTTGGTATAAAACCCATTGGGGCTGGTCATGATAATCTGCTGCCTGCAAAGGGCTTTTTACTAACAGAAAAGAGCTGGCAAGGGGTGCATTCTTGTGGGGTTTTTAATCTAATTTGTCCAGTTCAGTGACTGTTTGTTTCCTACAGCCATTGCTTCACGCTTGGAGACCAATGTGGCACCTGAGGGAGACGGAGAGGTTTTTGGATTTGGGAAGATCTATCCAGTTGATAAACCCAAGGatgaggaggagaatgaggaaGATGATGATGAATTGCTGAAGGAATTTATTTCCAGGAGGGAGCTGGAGAAGGGAAGGCTTTCTAAAGAGGGTAAATATAAACTGCTGATGATTAGTAGTAAAATGTCACATGTGTAGCAAAGCTGCCGTCAGCCAATAATAACCAAACTGATTTCAGAAATTAAGCTTGTATCGGATTGGCCCcatttaaaatgtaacttttatactTATTGCTAAAAGACCAAACAAACACATGCATATGCTAAATCCATATATGAAATCATCGGTATCGCAGGGCAGCAAGAATAAAACCAAAAGGTGATCATGGAGAAAAATGAGAACCGCGCACTAAAGGTGAAGTATTGTAGGACAGAACCTTACAGAGTGTAGGAATGTACTGACGTCTGACATAGGTTGGATGTGGAAGCCCCAATTCTTTTAGGCAGGGGAATTTACATTAATTAAAAAGTTGTGAGCACTCTCCATTGGCAAGTAATACAAGCTCTCAACTTCCTCCCAGGTGTCATAAATCAGCTCAGGGATATCTACTATCTAATAAAAAAAGCTTTATCAAAAAGCTTAAATAAGCACCAACACTTCAAAGAACTTCTGCTCCTCTAACAGCCTATGTATGCATCAGTACCCTTGTAacttacactcattgtcaaaattaagcccctagaaggagttgtcggttTGGTGCAAAACGTAgcatgcagatatgcaaatgattacagttgtggcgtAAT
Above is a window of Eleutherodactylus coqui strain aEleCoq1 chromosome 3, aEleCoq1.hap1, whole genome shotgun sequence DNA encoding:
- the RNPC3 gene encoding RNA-binding region-containing protein 3, whose product is MDSVGRKTLLVRHLPSELSPGEHRTLLEKSGAESVRLCDGRLKNVAFATYPNKYAAAEALSVLHQLQVLGHTLVVEYAKENDVHLADQPAFSEKKRSGEKAAETKDSKLPDQVSIERGIAPNHGLVFPIRSSLKYLYPPPTSTVLANIANALASVPKFYVQVLHLMNKMNLPAPFGPLTAQPPLYAGYLAKPSPYPPVPPDLPENPPLPELDDDYDMDVSSREESEYESGNEEEKERTAFLLKELVNLLPKRPRVKKQSRPRKKMKLKDLIAVPAAQHGHLHVPLLPSEVFEQPSVIAPKKMELHIPADIVTTTEAIASRLETNVAPEGDGEVFGFGKIYPVDKPKDEEENEEDDDELLKEFISRRELEKGRLSKEEMRKLSVFKNYEPGEPNCRLYVKNLSKQVTEKDLKFIFGRFIDFSSITEKNMFDIRLMTEGRMKGQAFIGFPNEDVAAKALKHTHGYALFDKPMVIQFARSARPKPNTDKKHNKR